A part of Lacinutrix sp. 5H-3-7-4 genomic DNA contains:
- a CDS encoding carboxy terminal-processing peptidase yields the protein MIKKLTLLFFFFCSLLSFSQDNLRFCEQINALQNLINAKHYSAKALNDSTSQGVFEIFIKILDPEKDYFLESDILKFKTEELKFDNYISNSNCQFLNNYALVLEKRIQALKKKIEALKNEPLDYSGNLTLQFTPRKDFSYSKTESAQELRLRKKISYKIITKLIEEQKDINTIEANFKTLETEAKTKVINNELCLLEEFLNKSNGILRFVEEAFLNAMVQVNDPNSTFFNNTEKTTYENQLSKSIQSFGIITQKNNTGDIVVAHIIPGSSAFKNGKIEENDVIKSLTSNKNSLEILCVSNQDVNMFLEDENNQEVTFSLKKKNGTLQNITLIKSKINVEDNAVRGYLLNTNKTIGYIKIPSFYTDRESPNGKGLTSDIAKELYKLQKENISALILDLRFNGGGSMQEAIALSGMFIDRGPISIIQSKDNKNFTIRDNKRGQFFNKPLLIIVNEFSASASELFAAAMQDYNRAIIVGSQTYGKSSAQLILPLSANKNYGFSKITTDVFYRPTGKSHQSIGVIPDITFPSLYDNFETAESFKPYALKNDSTTIKLKHKPLKLISVKNIAEKSKTRLELDSNFSKIKETNKTLHKLLFNKGEKYPLSLKSIALEKEKRKKIMDYIFNNETKAPILFSTSNTTSTQEIINYNEKDKVENEKIKKIISQDIVIKESLNILIDYLTLTLTPN from the coding sequence ATGATTAAAAAACTAACACTTCTTTTTTTCTTTTTTTGCTCTCTTTTAAGTTTTTCGCAAGACAACTTGCGCTTTTGTGAGCAAATAAATGCTTTACAAAACCTAATTAATGCAAAACATTATTCTGCAAAAGCCCTTAACGATAGTACATCTCAAGGTGTTTTTGAAATATTTATTAAAATCTTAGATCCTGAAAAAGACTATTTTTTAGAAAGTGATATTTTAAAATTTAAAACAGAAGAACTAAAATTCGATAATTACATTTCTAATTCCAATTGCCAATTTTTAAATAATTATGCGCTAGTCTTAGAAAAAAGAATACAAGCTTTAAAAAAGAAAATTGAAGCATTAAAAAATGAACCTCTTGATTATTCTGGAAATTTAACGCTGCAATTTACGCCACGTAAAGACTTTAGCTATAGTAAAACTGAAAGTGCCCAAGAATTAAGATTAAGAAAAAAAATTAGTTATAAAATAATTACAAAATTAATTGAGGAGCAAAAAGATATTAATACCATAGAAGCTAATTTTAAAACTTTAGAAACAGAAGCCAAAACTAAAGTTATAAATAACGAATTATGTTTGTTAGAAGAGTTTTTAAATAAAAGTAATGGTATTTTGCGCTTTGTAGAAGAAGCCTTTTTAAATGCAATGGTTCAAGTTAACGACCCTAATTCAACTTTTTTTAATAATACCGAAAAAACCACTTACGAAAATCAACTATCAAAAAGCATACAATCCTTTGGTATAATAACACAAAAAAATAATACTGGAGATATTGTAGTTGCACATATAATTCCTGGAAGTTCTGCCTTTAAAAATGGTAAAATTGAAGAAAATGATGTTATAAAATCCTTAACTTCAAACAAAAACAGTTTAGAAATACTTTGCGTTTCTAATCAAGATGTAAATATGTTTTTAGAAGACGAAAACAATCAAGAAGTCACATTCTCTCTAAAAAAGAAAAACGGAACACTGCAAAACATAACACTAATAAAAAGTAAAATTAATGTTGAAGATAATGCTGTAAGAGGCTATTTATTAAATACAAATAAAACAATAGGTTATATAAAAATACCTAGCTTTTATACAGATAGAGAGTCACCTAACGGTAAAGGTTTAACCAGTGATATTGCAAAAGAACTTTATAAGCTTCAAAAAGAAAATATTAGCGCATTAATTCTTGATTTACGTTTTAATGGTGGTGGATCTATGCAAGAGGCTATAGCATTATCTGGTATGTTTATAGATCGTGGACCAATATCAATAATACAATCTAAAGACAATAAAAACTTTACAATTAGAGACAATAAAAGAGGGCAATTTTTTAATAAACCATTACTTATAATAGTTAATGAATTTAGTGCTTCAGCTTCAGAGCTTTTTGCGGCTGCAATGCAAGATTATAATCGTGCAATTATAGTTGGTTCTCAAACCTATGGTAAATCTAGCGCACAATTAATTCTTCCGCTTAGCGCCAATAAAAATTACGGTTTTAGTAAAATAACAACAGATGTTTTTTATAGACCAACTGGTAAAAGTCATCAATCCATAGGTGTTATACCAGATATCACTTTTCCATCGCTATATGATAATTTTGAAACTGCCGAAAGTTTTAAACCCTATGCACTAAAAAACGATTCTACAACCATAAAACTTAAGCATAAACCTTTAAAATTAATAAGTGTAAAAAATATTGCAGAGAAAAGTAAAACTCGATTAGAATTAGATAGTAACTTCTCTAAAATTAAAGAAACAAATAAAACATTACACAAACTATTATTTAATAAAGGTGAAAAATACCCATTATCATTAAAAAGTATTGCTCTTGAAAAAGAAAAACGAAAAAAAATAATGGATTATATTTTTAATAATGAAACTAAAGCGCCTATTCTTTTTAGTACATCTAATACAACATCTACTCAAGAAATTATAAACTATAATGAAAAAGATAAAGTAGAAAACGAAAAAATAAAAAAAATAATATCTCAGGATATAGTTATAAAAGAATCCCTTAATATATTAATAGACTACCTAACACTAACACTAACACCTAACTAA
- the bcp gene encoding thioredoxin-dependent thiol peroxidase — translation MNTLKQGDKVPDFTVNDQSGNAISLSDYKGKKLIVFFYPKASTPGCTAEACNLTDNYKALQDEGYEILGVSADSQKRQTNFKEKYKFPFPLLADEDKEVINAFGVWGEKKFMGKTYDGIHRKTFLIDENGVVEHVIDKVKTKDHAAQILSL, via the coding sequence ATGAATACATTAAAGCAAGGAGATAAAGTACCAGATTTTACAGTTAACGATCAAAGTGGAAATGCTATTTCATTAAGTGATTATAAAGGAAAAAAATTAATAGTATTTTTCTATCCTAAAGCAAGTACACCTGGTTGTACAGCAGAAGCTTGTAATCTTACAGATAATTATAAAGCATTACAAGATGAAGGTTATGAGATTTTAGGTGTTAGTGCAGATTCTCAAAAACGCCAGACTAATTTTAAAGAAAAATATAAATTCCCATTTCCGCTTTTAGCAGATGAAGATAAAGAAGTTATTAATGCTTTTGGTGTTTGGGGAGAAAAGAAATTTATGGGTAAAACTTACGATGGTATCCATAGAAAAACTTTTTTAATTGATGAAAATGGAGTAGTGGAGCATGTAATTGATAAAGTAAAGACCAAAGATCATGCAGCGCAGATATTAAGTTTATAG
- a CDS encoding lipopolysaccharide biosynthesis protein produces the protein MGVVVNQSIKNTIITYIGFGIGAINILFLFTNFVSDTYFGLITFIFSTANILMPLMAFGAHNTIIKFYTSFKTRQSQNNFLSLMLLLPLLLIIPGILITYFSFDFLSNWLSSQNSIVKSYTWYIFISAVAFAYFEIFYAWSRVQMQSVFGNFMKEVFHRITTTILLILLYFGLLTAEELVLCMVAVYVLRMLIMSAYAFSLRFPIFKSFKIYNGIKIIKYAALIIVAGSVANMILEIDKFMIGKYVTIENVAYYGVAIYIATVIGVPARAMQQITYPLTAKLLNNKNNKELSLLYRKSSLNLFIIGGFIFLLIILNINQLYKLLPTDYSEGLIVVFVIGISKLFDTILGNNNAILFYSDYYRVVLLMGVFLVIVTVLLNVYFIPNYGINGASYATALAIFLYNIIKLGFVHFKMKMQPFTVATGKTFCLIIACVLAFYFWDFRFHSLLNIAVKSLLLAICYGFIVYRFNLSEDVTSLINKLIKR, from the coding sequence TATTAAAAATACTATAATCACTTATATTGGTTTTGGTATTGGTGCAATTAACATCTTGTTTTTATTTACCAATTTTGTTAGTGATACCTATTTTGGTTTAATAACATTTATATTTTCTACGGCAAATATTTTAATGCCACTCATGGCATTTGGTGCACATAACACAATTATAAAATTTTATACTTCTTTTAAAACAAGGCAATCTCAAAACAATTTTTTAAGCTTAATGTTGTTATTGCCGTTGTTACTTATTATTCCTGGGATTTTAATAACTTATTTTTCTTTCGATTTTTTAAGTAACTGGTTGTCATCTCAAAATAGTATTGTAAAAAGTTATACATGGTATATTTTTATTAGTGCAGTAGCTTTTGCATATTTCGAAATTTTTTATGCATGGAGTAGAGTGCAAATGCAAAGTGTTTTTGGAAATTTTATGAAAGAAGTATTTCATAGAATTACAACCACTATTTTATTAATTCTATTGTATTTTGGACTCCTTACGGCAGAAGAATTAGTACTTTGTATGGTTGCCGTTTATGTACTTAGAATGTTAATTATGAGTGCTTATGCCTTTAGTTTAAGGTTTCCTATTTTTAAAAGTTTTAAAATTTATAACGGAATTAAAATAATAAAATATGCAGCCTTAATAATTGTTGCAGGTTCTGTAGCCAATATGATTTTAGAAATAGATAAATTCATGATTGGTAAATATGTAACCATAGAAAATGTAGCGTATTACGGTGTTGCTATTTACATTGCAACAGTTATAGGAGTTCCAGCTAGAGCAATGCAGCAAATAACGTACCCATTAACAGCTAAGTTGTTAAATAATAAAAATAATAAAGAGTTAAGCCTACTTTATAGAAAAAGCTCATTAAACCTTTTTATTATTGGTGGCTTTATTTTTTTACTAATTATTTTAAATATAAATCAACTTTATAAACTTTTACCAACCGATTATAGCGAGGGTTTAATAGTTGTTTTTGTAATAGGTATATCAAAACTTTTTGATACTATTTTAGGAAATAATAATGCCATTTTATTTTATAGTGATTATTATAGAGTAGTATTGTTAATGGGCGTGTTTTTAGTAATAGTTACCGTTTTATTAAATGTATATTTTATTCCAAACTATGGTATAAATGGAGCTTCTTATGCAACAGCACTAGCTATATTTTTATATAATATTATAAAACTAGGCTTTGTTCATTTTAAAATGAAAATGCAACCATTTACAGTAGCAACAGGTAAAACATTTTGTTTAATTATTGCATGTGTTTTAGCATTTTATTTTTGGGATTTTAGGTTTCATTCTTTATTAAATATTGCTGTAAAATCTCTGTTGCTAGCTATTTGTTATGGCTTTATTGTGTACAGGTTTAATCTTTCAGAAGATGTTACAAGTTTGATAAATAAACTTATAAAACGCTAA
- the uvrA gene encoding excinuclease ABC subunit UvrA, producing MNIKLSEVNPKQNIIIKGAKLHNLKNIDVVIPRNKLVVITGLSGSGKSSLAFDTLYAEGQRRYVESLSSYARQFLGRLNKPKVDYIKGIAPAIAIEQKVNSTNPRSTVGTTTEIYDYLKLLFARIGKTYSPISGQEVKKDTVTDVLNYVKSIAQGEKLLLLAPIHLEEGREMSDKLKALNAQGYARIKANGEVLRLDKAEAITENTKDLFLVVDRIVTKDDEDFYNRLADAIQTAFFEGKGECFIEKLSDNTTQQFSNKFELDGITFLEPNVHLFSFNNPYGACPKCEGYGDVIGIDDDLVIPNTALSVYDNAIFPWRGESMSWYRDQLVNNSHKFDFPIHKPYFELSQKNKDLIWKGNKYFEGLNSFFAELESKAYKIQNRVMLSRYRGKTKCKVCDGKRLRPEANYVKVGNATLTDLVEMPLDKLTSFFKQLELNDHDTTIAKRLLKEIENRLEFLSNVGLDYLTLNRKSNTLSGGESQRINLATSLGSSLVGSMYILDEPSIGLHPKDTERLILVLKALRDLGNTVIVVEHDEDIMKEADEIIDIGPEAGTLGGQVVATGTFKDILASNSLTAQYLNEALKIKVPKKRRTSKYSIDIKGARENNLKNIDVSFPLGMLTVITGVSGSGKSTLVKKILYPAIQKELTGFGDKPGQFSELKGNYSNVKHIEFVDQNPIGRSSRSNPVTYIKAYDDIRALYSKQKLSTIRNYAAKHFSFNVDGGRCETCKGEGEVTIEMQFMADVHLECETCKGKRFKKEVLEVTFADKNIDDILNMTIDDAIAFFDTNHVTKIKNKLQPLQDVGLGYVTLGQSSSTLSGGEAQRIKLASFLGKGNTKETALFIFDEPTTGLHFHDIQKLLKSFNALIEKGHSIIVVEHNLELIKCADHIIDLGPTGGENGGNLVAFGTPEEIIKVKSSETGKYLKEKL from the coding sequence ATGAATATTAAGCTTTCCGAAGTAAACCCTAAACAAAACATTATAATTAAAGGTGCAAAATTGCACAACTTAAAAAATATTGATGTTGTAATTCCAAGAAATAAATTAGTAGTTATTACCGGTTTATCTGGATCTGGAAAGTCTAGTTTAGCATTCGACACTTTATATGCCGAAGGACAAAGACGCTATGTAGAAAGCCTTTCCAGTTATGCTAGGCAGTTTTTAGGACGTTTAAATAAACCTAAAGTAGATTATATAAAAGGTATTGCTCCTGCTATTGCTATAGAGCAAAAAGTAAATTCTACAAATCCACGGTCAACCGTTGGTACAACTACAGAAATTTACGACTATCTTAAACTATTATTTGCCAGAATTGGTAAAACATACTCTCCAATTTCTGGACAAGAAGTAAAAAAAGATACAGTTACAGATGTTTTAAATTATGTAAAATCTATTGCTCAAGGCGAAAAACTTCTCCTGCTCGCTCCTATTCACTTGGAAGAAGGTCGTGAAATGAGTGACAAACTAAAAGCTTTAAATGCACAAGGTTATGCTAGAATTAAAGCTAACGGAGAAGTTTTACGTTTAGATAAAGCAGAAGCTATTACAGAAAATACTAAAGATTTATTTTTAGTTGTAGACAGAATTGTAACTAAAGATGATGAAGATTTTTACAACCGTCTAGCTGATGCTATACAAACTGCTTTTTTTGAAGGTAAAGGCGAATGCTTTATCGAAAAATTAAGCGATAATACCACGCAGCAATTCTCTAATAAGTTTGAGTTAGATGGTATTACTTTTCTAGAACCAAATGTTCATTTATTTAGTTTTAATAATCCTTATGGCGCTTGTCCAAAATGCGAAGGCTATGGAGATGTTATTGGTATAGACGACGATTTAGTAATACCAAATACTGCATTATCTGTTTACGACAATGCTATTTTTCCTTGGCGAGGCGAAAGTATGAGTTGGTACCGTGATCAATTGGTTAATAACTCGCATAAATTCGATTTTCCTATCCACAAACCTTATTTTGAACTTAGTCAAAAAAATAAAGATTTAATTTGGAAAGGCAATAAGTATTTTGAAGGCTTAAATTCGTTTTTTGCAGAATTAGAAAGTAAAGCCTACAAAATTCAAAACCGCGTTATGTTATCCCGTTACAGAGGAAAAACAAAATGTAAAGTTTGCGACGGTAAACGTTTACGACCAGAAGCCAATTATGTAAAAGTTGGTAATGCTACACTTACGGATTTGGTTGAAATGCCTCTAGATAAACTTACCAGCTTTTTTAAACAACTGGAGTTAAACGACCACGATACAACTATTGCAAAACGCTTATTAAAAGAAATTGAAAACCGATTAGAATTTCTATCTAATGTTGGTTTAGATTATTTAACATTAAACAGAAAATCTAACACATTATCTGGTGGAGAAAGCCAACGTATAAACCTTGCAACTTCCCTTGGTAGTAGCTTGGTAGGTTCTATGTATATTTTAGATGAGCCTAGTATTGGTTTACACCCAAAAGATACCGAAAGATTAATTTTAGTTTTAAAAGCATTACGTGACTTAGGAAACACTGTTATTGTTGTTGAACATGATGAAGATATCATGAAAGAAGCCGACGAGATTATAGATATTGGACCAGAAGCTGGTACACTTGGAGGTCAAGTTGTTGCAACAGGAACCTTTAAAGATATATTAGCTTCTAACTCTTTAACAGCACAGTATTTAAACGAAGCTTTAAAAATTAAAGTACCAAAAAAACGAAGAACCTCTAAATACAGTATAGATATTAAAGGTGCTCGCGAAAATAATTTAAAAAATATTGATGTTTCATTTCCATTAGGAATGCTAACTGTAATTACAGGAGTTTCAGGAAGTGGAAAAAGTACTTTAGTTAAAAAAATATTATATCCTGCAATACAAAAGGAACTTACAGGCTTTGGTGATAAACCAGGACAATTTTCAGAATTAAAAGGAAATTATAGCAACGTAAAACACATAGAGTTTGTAGACCAAAACCCTATTGGGCGCTCGTCTAGATCAAATCCTGTAACTTATATAAAGGCATACGACGATATAAGAGCACTTTACAGCAAACAAAAACTTAGTACTATAAGAAATTATGCAGCCAAGCATTTTAGTTTTAATGTAGATGGCGGACGTTGTGAAACTTGTAAAGGTGAAGGTGAAGTAACTATAGAAATGCAATTTATGGCCGATGTGCATTTAGAATGTGAAACCTGTAAAGGTAAACGCTTTAAAAAAGAAGTACTTGAGGTTACTTTTGCCGATAAGAATATTGACGATATTTTAAACATGACAATTGATGATGCCATTGCATTTTTTGACACTAATCATGTTACTAAAATTAAAAATAAATTACAGCCTTTACAAGACGTAGGTTTAGGTTATGTAACCTTAGGTCAAAGTTCCTCTACACTTTCTGGTGGTGAAGCACAACGTATTAAATTAGCATCGTTTTTAGGAAAAGGAAACACTAAAGAAACTGCATTATTTATTTTTGATGAACCTACAACAGGATTACATTTTCATGACATACAAAAACTACTAAAATCTTTTAATGCTTTAATTGAAAAAGGACATTCTATTATTGTTGTAGAACATAATTTAGAACTAATAAAATGTGCAGACCACATTATAGATTTAGGTCCAACTGGTGGAGAAAATGGTGGTAATTTAGTGGCTTTTGGTACACCAGAAGAAATTATAAAAGTAAAATCCTCTGAAACAGGAAAGTATTTAAAAGAAAAATTATAA
- a CDS encoding DEAD/DEAH box helicase, translating to MSFKKLNPEILEALETNGFEAPTPFQKNVIPIIKGGANVFCIGNKGCGKTTAIIISVMQKLKCKAEGDAPRALILVETKADALKLKEEFEKFTRRTDLRIYTAYDEQTLEQQREEVYYGQDILIATPKRLNKLYLLNSLDLSQLKMYILEDAEFAEKGAYFAAINRIPESIDKCQYLIFAEKLTPRLKRFEDTFMFLPQVIKQ from the coding sequence ATGTCTTTTAAAAAATTGAATCCTGAAATTTTAGAAGCTTTAGAAACTAATGGTTTTGAAGCTCCAACACCTTTTCAAAAAAATGTAATACCTATTATAAAAGGTGGTGCAAATGTTTTTTGTATTGGAAATAAAGGCTGCGGAAAAACAACAGCAATTATTATTAGTGTAATGCAAAAATTAAAATGTAAGGCTGAAGGTGATGCTCCTAGAGCTTTAATTTTAGTTGAAACTAAAGCTGATGCCTTAAAATTAAAAGAAGAATTTGAAAAATTTACAAGACGAACAGATTTAAGGATTTATACCGCTTACGACGAGCAAACTTTAGAGCAACAACGTGAAGAAGTTTATTATGGTCAAGATATTTTAATAGCTACGCCAAAACGCTTAAACAAGCTTTATTTATTAAATAGTTTAGATTTAAGCCAATTAAAAATGTACATTTTAGAAGATGCAGAATTTGCAGAAAAAGGCGCTTATTTTGCAGCAATAAACCGTATTCCAGAAAGTATAGACAAATGTCAATACCTAATATTTGCCGAAAAACTAACACCTAGATTAAAGCGTTTTGAAGACACCTTTATGTTTTTACCTCAGGTAATAAAACAATAA
- the nth gene encoding endonuclease III — MTKQEKVDFVINTLNELYPEIPIPLDHKDPYTLLVAVLLSAQCTDVRVNQITPLLFAKADNPYDMIKMSVEEIKEIIRPCGLSPMKSKGIHGLSHILIDKHNGEVPKSFEALEALPAVGHKTASVVMSQAFGVPAFPVDTHIHRLMYRWNLTNGKSVTQTEKDAKRLFPKETWNDLHLQIIWYGREYSPARGWDLEKDIITKTIGRSTVLKAYEKLKK; from the coding sequence ATGACTAAACAAGAAAAGGTTGATTTCGTTATAAATACGTTAAATGAATTATATCCAGAAATTCCTATTCCGTTAGATCACAAAGATCCATACACTTTATTAGTTGCTGTTTTACTTTCTGCACAATGTACAGATGTAAGAGTAAACCAAATTACGCCTTTATTGTTTGCAAAAGCAGACAATCCTTACGACATGATAAAAATGAGTGTTGAAGAAATAAAAGAAATAATAAGACCTTGTGGATTATCGCCAATGAAAAGTAAAGGCATTCATGGATTGTCTCACATACTAATAGATAAGCATAATGGTGAAGTTCCAAAAAGTTTTGAAGCTCTAGAAGCCTTACCAGCCGTTGGGCATAAAACAGCAAGTGTAGTTATGTCTCAAGCTTTTGGAGTACCAGCTTTTCCTGTAGATACGCATATACACAGGTTAATGTATAGATGGAATTTAACAAATGGAAAAAGTGTAACTCAAACCGAAAAAGATGCCAAACGTTTATTCCCTAAAGAAACCTGGAACGACTTACACCTTCAAATAATTTGGTACGGTAGAGAGTATTCACCAGCTCGTGGTTGGGATTTAGAAAAAGATATCATTACTAAAACTATTGGTAGAAGTACTGTTTTAAAAGCATACGAAAAACTTAAAAAATAA
- a CDS encoding 4a-hydroxytetrahydrobiopterin dehydratase, with translation MSKLTEIEIEKHLKTLSGWNFKDNAIHTEFEFKDFKDCFSVMSRIAFECEALNHHPDWANVYNTLNISLSTHDANGVTLKDIELAKAIEDIIDEQE, from the coding sequence ATGTCTAAGCTTACAGAAATAGAAATAGAAAAACATCTAAAAACCTTATCTGGTTGGAATTTTAAAGATAACGCCATACATACAGAGTTTGAATTTAAAGATTTTAAAGACTGTTTTAGTGTAATGTCTCGTATCGCTTTTGAGTGTGAAGCATTAAACCATCATCCAGATTGGGCAAATGTTTACAACACGCTAAACATCTCATTATCAACACACGATGCTAATGGTGTCACCTTAAAAGATATTGAATTAGCAAAAGCAATAGAAGATATTATAGACGAACAAGAGTAA
- a CDS encoding RNA polymerase sigma factor, whose product MRQELISDATLVSSYINGDESSLEVLIKRHKQRIYSFIYSKVYDRDVAEDVFQDTFIKVIRTLKKGKYNEEGKFLPWVMRIAHNLVIDYFRKNNRMPKFDNSGEFSIFSVLSDSTLNAEKAIIKNQVETDVRRLIEELPCDQKEVLVMRMYQDMSFKEISERTGVSINTALGRMRYAIINMRKIIEKHNIILTN is encoded by the coding sequence ATGCGACAAGAACTTATCTCTGATGCTACTCTAGTAAGTAGTTATATTAATGGCGACGAATCTTCTCTAGAAGTTTTGATTAAAAGACACAAACAACGTATTTATAGTTTTATCTACTCTAAAGTTTATGATAGAGATGTAGCTGAAGATGTTTTTCAAGACACATTTATTAAAGTAATACGTACCTTAAAAAAAGGCAAATATAACGAAGAAGGTAAATTTTTACCTTGGGTTATGCGTATTGCTCATAATCTTGTTATAGATTATTTTAGAAAAAATAACCGTATGCCTAAATTTGATAATAGTGGTGAGTTTAGTATTTTTTCTGTACTTAGTGACTCTACACTAAATGCAGAAAAAGCCATAATTAAGAACCAGGTTGAAACAGATGTAAGACGATTAATAGAAGAGTTACCATGCGATCAAAAAGAAGTTTTGGTAATGCGTATGTATCAAGATATGAGTTTTAAAGAAATCTCTGAGCGTACTGGAGTTAGTATAAATACTGCATTAGGACGTATGAGATATGCAATTATTAATATGAGAAAAATAATAGAAAAACATAATATTATTTTAACAAATTAA
- a CDS encoding YebC/PmpR family DNA-binding transcriptional regulator → MGRAFEFRKARKMKRWAAMSKAFTRIGKDIVMAVKEGGPDPDANSRLRAVIQNAKSVNMPKDNIERAIKKASEKGQGDYKEVIFEGYAPHGIAILVETATDNNTRTVANVRSYFNKCDGSLGTSGSVVFMFDHTCNFRINAEGLDPEELELEFIDFGAEEVFADDDGILIYAPFESFGAIQAELEKREIEILSSGFERIPQVTKKITPEQQADVEKLLEKIEEDDDVQNVYHTMEESTEA, encoded by the coding sequence ATGGGAAGAGCTTTTGAATTTCGTAAAGCACGAAAAATGAAACGTTGGGCTGCTATGAGTAAAGCCTTTACACGTATTGGAAAAGATATAGTAATGGCAGTAAAAGAAGGTGGTCCAGATCCAGATGCTAATTCTAGACTACGTGCAGTAATTCAAAATGCGAAGTCTGTAAACATGCCAAAAGACAATATTGAACGTGCTATAAAAAAAGCAAGTGAAAAAGGTCAAGGTGATTATAAAGAAGTAATTTTTGAAGGTTATGCACCACACGGCATCGCCATTTTAGTAGAAACAGCTACAGATAACAATACAAGAACAGTAGCAAATGTACGTAGCTATTTTAATAAATGTGATGGTAGTTTAGGTACCTCTGGTTCTGTAGTTTTTATGTTCGACCATACTTGTAATTTTAGAATTAATGCTGAAGGCTTAGATCCTGAAGAATTAGAACTAGAATTTATAGATTTTGGTGCAGAAGAAGTTTTTGCCGATGATGATGGTATTTTAATTTATGCTCCTTTTGAAAGTTTTGGAGCCATACAAGCAGAATTAGAAAAACGTGAAATAGAAATATTATCTTCTGGTTTTGAACGTATACCGCAAGTCACAAAAAAAATTACTCCAGAACAACAAGCAGATGTAGAAAAACTATTAGAGAAAATTGAAGAAGATGATGATGTGCAAAATGTATATCACACTATGGAAGAAAGTACAGAGGCTTAA
- a CDS encoding DUF3667 domain-containing protein, which yields MSLEYKSCKNCDSNFRSSYKYCPECGMKSKEELTLGVLFYNTINNYLLYDSKFFKSFIPLMVKPGFLANKFIAGKRLSFLHPAQLYLFVTFIFFFMFSFVTNKQELKLNQEFNKATTEIKNELEAQKSDSLNRIELYNTLKKTQQFTGQNDKVIDSIVANTDFSKSKNKISFGYDVKKVDSLLEINAPKNDIYLEMGMHENPYWIEKIIYPQVLKFHQEQNIGTIWNSMIKATPIALFILLPIFALLLKIFYYNKGKYAYHLVFTFYFFSYLFVVFSILLIADFITTVPGWIDLLILLSTFIYLVIALKKFYNQGWFLSYLKSALITFFFLIFVMPIAFVALGFITFLLY from the coding sequence ATGTCTTTAGAATATAAAAGCTGCAAAAACTGCGATTCTAATTTTAGAAGTAGTTATAAATACTGTCCAGAGTGTGGCATGAAATCTAAAGAAGAACTTACCTTAGGTGTACTTTTTTACAATACAATAAATAACTATTTACTTTACGACTCTAAGTTTTTTAAAAGTTTTATACCATTAATGGTTAAACCAGGTTTTTTGGCTAATAAATTTATAGCTGGAAAGCGTTTGTCTTTTTTACATCCTGCCCAATTGTACTTGTTTGTAACTTTTATTTTCTTTTTTATGTTCTCGTTTGTAACCAATAAGCAAGAATTAAAACTAAATCAAGAATTTAATAAAGCAACTACAGAAATTAAAAATGAATTAGAAGCTCAAAAAAGTGATTCTTTAAATAGAATAGAATTGTATAACACTTTAAAAAAAACACAGCAGTTTACAGGACAAAATGATAAAGTAATAGATTCTATTGTTGCAAATACAGATTTTAGTAAATCTAAAAATAAAATTAGTTTTGGTTACGATGTAAAAAAAGTAGATTCTTTATTAGAAATTAATGCACCTAAAAATGATATTTATCTAGAAATGGGTATGCATGAAAACCCTTACTGGATAGAGAAAATAATCTATCCACAAGTTTTAAAATTTCATCAAGAGCAAAATATAGGAACCATTTGGAATTCTATGATAAAAGCAACGCCAATAGCTCTATTTATACTTTTACCAATATTCGCATTATTATTAAAAATTTTCTATTATAATAAAGGAAAATATGCATACCATTTAGTATTTACATTTTACTTTTTTTCTTATTTGTTTGTAGTATTTAGTATTCTTTTAATTGCCGATTTTATAACTACAGTACCAGGTTGGATAGATTTATTAATATTACTATCTACTTTTATATACTTGGTAATTGCATTAAAAAAGTTTTATAATCAAGGTTGGTTTTTAAGTTATTTAAAAAGTGCTTTAATTACTTTTTTCTTTTTAATATTTGTAATGCCTATAGCTTTTGTAGCACTTGGTTTTATTACTTTTTTACTATACTAA